A stretch of the Takifugu flavidus isolate HTHZ2018 chromosome 1, ASM371156v2, whole genome shotgun sequence genome encodes the following:
- the ush1gb gene encoding pre-mRNA splicing regulator USH1G, whose translation MNDRYHRAARDGYLDVLKEATRKELNAPDEDGMTPTLWAAYHGNLEALRLIVGRGGDPDKCDIWGNTPLHLAAANGHHNCLSFLVAFGANVWCLDNDYHTPLDMAATKGHMECVRYLDSIAAKQITLNPKLVSKLKDRAFRAAERRIKECAKLQKRHHERMERKFLKESAALDNLDAISFSSYTSSSTLSRKFNTVTSNMPYSQATLHSTAKGKAKLQKKLEKKKQVDGTFKIYEDGRKSVRSLSGLQLSNDVMFLKHGTYANPKEQSRLNIRDMFHQLHQDDDDDTISRAMSDPGLHDAAYSEISADSGRDSLFTRPGLGTMVFRRNYMIGDAFGAAAHNEGSVAGSEPVGRAPNVRLRGHLPRRSPSLDEDSIGSALSLQERNAQELPWEEVDISLDGDLEPENSPLETFLACQGLSEFMQIFLREKIDLQALLLCSDQDLTSIHIPLGPRKKLLEACKSRLDTLEEPDTIEDTEL comes from the exons ATGAACGACCGGTACCACCGGGCGGCCCGGGACGGCTACCTGGACGTATTGAAGGAGGCGACGCGGAAGGAGCTGAACGCCCCGGACGAAGATGGGATGACGCCGACGCTTTGGGCCGCCTACCACGGCAACCTGGAGGCGCTGCGGCTCATCGTGGGGAGAGG AGGTGACCCTGACAAGTGTGACATCTGGGGCAACACGCCGCTTCACCTGGCAGCTGCCAACGGCCACCACAACTGCCTGTCCTTCCTGGTGGCCTTCGGTGCCAACGTCTGGTGCCTGGACAACGACTACCACACGCCGCTGGACATGGCTGCCACCAAGGGACACATGGAATGTGTCCGCTATCTGGACTCCATCGCTGCCAAGCAGATAACGCTCAACCCAAAACTGGTTAGCAAACTGAAGGACCGGGCGTTCCGAGCCGCGGAGCGCCGGATCAAAGAGTGTGCAAAACTCCAGAAGAGGCACCACGAACGCATGGAGAGAAAGTTCCTGAAGGAATCGGCAGCTTTGGACAACTTAGACGCTATTAGCTTTTCTAGctacaccagcagcagcacactgaGCCGCAAGTTCAACACCGTCACCTCCAACATGCCATACTCGCAG GCCACCCTGCATTCCACCGCCAAGGGCAAGGCCAAGTTacagaagaagctggagaagaagaagcaggtcGATGGAACCTTCAAGATCTATGAGGACGGTAGGAAAAGCGTGCGCTCGCTATCTGGCCTGCaactcagcaatgacgtcatgTTCCTGAAACACGGCACGTATGCCAACCCAAAGGAGCAGTCGCGCCTGAACATCCGCGACATGTTCCACCAGCTTCACCAGGATGATGACGACGACACCATCTCCCGCGCCATGAGCGACCCCGGCCTCCACGATGCTGCGTATTCGGAGATCAGTGCCGACTCCGGACGCGACTCGCTGTTCACCCGACCGGGACTCGGCACCATGGTGTTCAGGAGGAACTACATGATCGGGGATGCGTTTGGGGCCGCTGCACACAATGAGGGGAGCGTCGCCGGGAGCGAGCCTGTGGGTCGGGCTCCCAACGTTCGTCTCCGAGGACATCTGCCCCGTCGCTCGCCGAGCTTGGACGAAGACAGTATTGGCAGTGCTTTGAGCCTGCAAGAACGGAATGCTCAGGAGTTGCCCTGGGAGGAGGTAGACATCAGTTTGGACGGGGACTTGGAGCCAGAGAACAGTCCCCTGGAGACCTTCCTGGCCTGTCAAGGCCTCAGTGAATTCATGCAGATCTTCCTGAGGGAGAAGATTGATCTGCAGGCTCTCCTGCTGTGCTCTGATCAGGACCTCACCAGCATTCACATCCCGTTGGGCCCCAGGAAGAAACTCCTGGAGGCCTGTAAGAGCCGCCTGGACACTCTTGAGGAACCAGATACCATTGAAGACACGGAGCTTTAA
- the LOC130534902 gene encoding proton channel OTOP3-like, whose product MNPDSGDRHSTPLSGAHVIPLRDDPIIPDPLHHNLDHVLIPGSRGLISGLLGLNVVLLGVALITGQLFNSGGQQNQEARVFLLLLMGVSVAWMLWYLLWARKQPDMSPHQDHHAGGVAATMVLVLFAGLSVLLFVCMIGYLMMMRECKPVPRVVTPFIEAPFLALQAYLLWCHSKDCIHRHKVVTRSGLILILSADVLLWLNAVTEDTIHEEIELEKEGSVSGLEGPGISDLNLCRCGTNSSCLAFRKGVEVLYPFTMEFYLMAGCMIYVMWKNVGRQVSPGHHHVTQKLTFDLIRQGRVIYGLVSGALVILVGLVIFILYQLWVSWQKFRHLAFLMLYVYHIVVIPLMSLCCLVGLLVHRVERHVKEGGYNPTRNLDVVLLIATASGQLALSYFSLVATLTVGAEGPLASLDLSYSILTLLELLLQNTFIIEGLHRHPNLLAEKKKKKKKHRMIKSNRETSEDMTRGSGWEGEPAVRVHDGKKPWAQRIIKEICAFLILSNIMMWVIPAFGVHPQFEIGFGKQFFGFSAWFALVNLSQPLSVFYRMHSVAALMELLLME is encoded by the exons ATGAACCCTGATTCTGGAGACAGGCACTCTACTCCCTTGTCGGGGGCACATGTAATCCCCCTCAGGGACGACCCAATCATACCAGACCCCCTGCACCACAACCTGGACCACGTGCTGATTCCCGGAAGCAGGGGTCTGATCTCCGGTCTGCTGGGCCTGAATGTGGTCCTGCTGGGAGTGGCTCTGATAACCGGACAGCTTTTCAACTCAGGggggcagcagaaccaggaggcCCgggtcttcctgctgctgctgatgggggtgAGTGTGGCATGGATGCTCTGGTACCTGCTGTGGGCCAGGAAACAGCCTGACATGAGTCCACATCAAGACCACCATGCCGGGGGAGTGGCCGCCACCA TGGTCCTGGTTCTCTTTGCTGGGCTCAGCGTTCTCCTGTTCGTCTGCATGATCGGGtatctgatgatgatgagggaaTGTAAGCCCGTTCCCCGAGTGGTAACCCCGTTCATCGAGGCCCCTTTCCTGGCTCTGCAG GCATATTTGCTGTGGTGTCACTCCAAAGACTGTATACACCGACACAAGGTCGTCACCAG GTCCGGGTTGATCCTGATCCTCTCGGCCgatgtgctgctgtggctgaacGCCGTCACCGAGGACACCATCCATGAGGAGATCGAGCTGGAGAAAGAAGGGTCTGTCTCGGGTTTAGAAG GTCCAGGAATCTCTGACTTGAATTTGTGCCGGTGCGGCACAAACTCGTCCTGCCTCGCTTTCAGGAAAGGCGTTGAAGTTCTTTACCCCTTCACTATGGAGTTCTACCTGATGGCCGGCTGCATGATCTACGTCATGTGGAAGAACGTAGGCCGGCAGGTGAGCCCAGGCCACCACCACGTTACCCagaagctgacctttgacctcatacGCCAGGGGAGGGTCATTTATGGCCTCGTGTCTGGTGCTCTGGTCATCCTGGTGGGACTGGTCATCTTCATTCTCTACCAGCTGTGGGTCAGCTGGCAGAAGTTTCGCCATCTTGCCTTCCTCATGTTATACGTCTACCATATAGTTGTCATTCCCCTCATGTCCCTCTGCTGCCTGGTCGGACTGCTGGTCCACAGGGTGGAGAGACACGTCAAAGAAGGAGGTTATAACCCCACCCGCAACCTGGACGTCGTCCTCCTTATCGCCACAGCTTCAGGCCAGCTCGCATTGTCCTATTTCTCCTTGGTGGCGACCCTGACTGTGGGGGCTGAGGGGCCGCTGGCCAGCCTGGACCTGTCCTACTCTATTCTCACccttctggagctgctcctccagaacaCCTTCATCATAGAGGGTCTCCACAGGCACCCAAATCTCcttgcagagaagaagaagaagaagaagaagcacagAATGATTAAG TCCAACAGAGAGACGTCAGAGGATATGACGAGAGGTTCAGGATGGGAGGGGGAACCTGCTGTCagagtgcatgatgggaaaaaacCCTGGGCTCaaagaataataaaagaaatatgtgccttcctcatcctctctaACATCATG ATGTGGGTCATTCCAGCATTTGGAGTCCACCCCCAGTTTGAGATCGGCTTCGGGAAACAATTTTTTGGCTTCTCCGCCTGGTTCGCTCTGGTGAACCTGAGCCAGCCGCTCAGCGTTTTCTACAGGATGCATTCAGTGGCTGCGCTGATGGAGCTGCTCCTCATGGAGTAA
- the hid1b gene encoding protein HID1b: MGSGDSKLHFRKAVIQLTTKTQPVEASDDAFWDQFWSDASTTVQDIFALVPAAEIRAVREESPSNLATLCYKAVEKLVQGADSGCSSEKQRQTVLNCTRLLTRILPYIFEDADWRGFFWSTVPGAGRAGNLEEDDGEDEARPLAELLLLAIADLLFCPDFTVQSCKRKSPDTVLDTQAIDSCEYIWEAGVGFAHSPPYNHVHDMNRTELLKLLLTCFSEAMYLPPSADRKSVNPWVSFFCSSENRHALPLFTSLLNVVCAYDPVGYGIPYNYLLSSDQREQLVVHVIQVLIIALEHEGVARASLQVLGGISPSAAVGQQEPAEAENLFVNYLSRIHRDEDLSFMLKGLTQLLNNPLVQTYLPHSAKKIQFHQELLLLFWKLCDINKKFLFFVLKSSDVLDVLVPILFYLNDARADQSRVGLVHIGVFILLLLSGERNFGVRLNKPYVLRVPMDIPVFTGTHADLLIVIFHKIISSGHHRLQPLFDCLLTVIVNISPYLKSLSMVAANKLLHLLEAFSTPWFLFSSPQNHYLVFFLLEVFNNVIQYQFDGNSNLVYAIIRKRSIFHQLANLPSDMASIQKALQQKKRKSGLSRSGSVTSEAADNSRVPVAAEPRMFNASLEATPGIDKITEKAQVSEEGTMVSVSDVPPSVGTSDTESNSDRDHEISHARSETTSGQPSAISASAPWSANPDWVTSWKVKLPLQTIMRLLQVLVPQVEKICIDKGLTDESEILNFLQHGTLVGLLPVPHPILIRKYQANAGTAAWFRTYMWGVIYLRNVDPPVWYDTDIRLFEIQRI, encoded by the exons ATGGGCAGCGGCGACTCCAAACTTCACTTCAGGAAAGCGGTGATTCAGCTGACCACCAAAACTCAG cctgtggAAGCCTCAGATGATGCCTTCTGGGACCAGTTCTGGTCCGATGCCTCCACCACCGTCCAGGACATCTTTGCTCTGGTTCCAGCCGCTGAGATCCGGGCCGTGAGGGAGGAATCTCCCTCAAACCTGGCAACCCTCTGCTACAAG GCGGTGGAAAAACTGGTCCAGGGCGCCGACTCTGGCTGCTCCTCAGAGAAGCAGAGACAGACGGTGCTGAACTGCACGCGGCTGCTCACCCGCATCCTGCCGTACATCTTTGAGGACGCCGACTGGAGGGGCTTCTTCTGGTCCACCGTGCCCGGCGCCGGCAGAGCGGGG AACTTGGAAGAAGACGATGGTGAAGATGAAGCTCGACCGCTGGCTGAATTGCTGCTGCTGGCCATCGCCGACCTGCTGTTCTGTCCCGATTTCACGGTTCAGAGCTGCAAGAGGAAAAGCCCG GACACAGTGTTGGACACTCAGGCCATCGACAGCTGCGAGTACATCTGGGAGGCCGGGGTCGGCTTCGCTCACTCGCCTCCGTACAACCACGTGCACGACATGAACAG GACGGAGCTGCTGAAACTGCTGCTGACCTGCTTCTCCGAGGCGATGTACCTCCCCCCGTCAGCGGACAGGAAGAGCGTCAACCCCTGGGtctccttcttctgctcctcggAGAACAG ACACGCCCTCCCCCTCTTCACCTCCCTGCTCAACGTGGTTTGCGCCTACGACCCCGTGGGATACGGGATCCCGTACAACTACCTCCTGTCCTCGGACCAGCGGGAGCAGCTGGTGGTGCACGTGATCCAGGTCCTCATCATCGCCCTGGAGCACGAGGGCGTCGCCAGAGCCAGCCTGCAGGTTCTGGGGGGTATTTCACCCTCAGCAGCTGTGGGGCAGCAGGAG ccaGCAGAAGCTGAAAACCTTTTTGTGAATTATCTCTCCAGAATCCACAGAGACGAG GACCTGAGCTTCATGCTGAAGGGTCTGACTCAGCTTCTCAACAACCCTCTGGTCCAGACGTACCTGCCTCATTCTGCCAAGAAGATCCAGTTccaccaggagctgctgctcctcttctggaaACTCTGCGACATCAACAAG AAGTTCTTGTTCTTCGTCCTGAAGAGCAGTGACGTATTAGACGTTCTGGTTCCCATCTTGTTCTACCTGAACGACGCCAGAGCGGATCAGT CTCGCGTCGGCCTCGTGCACATCGGtgtcttcatcctcctgctgctgagcgGAGAGAGGAACTTTGGCGTTCGGCTCAACAAACCCTACGTTCTGCGTGTTCCGATGGACATTCCTGTCTTCACGGGAACCCACGCCGACCTCCTCATCGTG ATCTTCCATAAGATCATCAGCAGCGGCCACCATCGCCTCCAGCCTCTCTTCGACTGTCTTCTCACTGTGATTGTGAACA TTTCTCCTTACCTGAAAAGTCTGTCCATGGTGGCTGCTAACaagctgctccacctcctggagGCCTTCTCCACACCCtggttcctcttctcctccccccagaACCATTACCTGGTCTTCTTTCTCCTGGAGGTCTTCAACAACGTCATCCAGTATCAGTTTGATG GTAACTCCAACCTGGTGTACGCCATCATCCGAAAACGCAGCATTTTCCACCAGTTGGCCAACCTGCCGTCTGACATGGCATCCATCCAGAAGgccctgcagcagaagaagaggaagtcaGGGCTTTCCAGGTCCGGATCTGTCACGTCAGAGGCGGCGGATAATTCCAGAGTTCCCGTAGCAGCTGAACCCAGAATGTTCAATGCTAGTTTAGAGGCCACTCCAG GCATCGATAAGATAACAGAAAAGGCTCAGGTGAGTGAAGAAGGCACCATGGTGTCCGTGTCAGACGTTCCCCCGTCAGTAGGAACCAGCGACACCGAGTCCAATTCGGACCGAGACCACGAG ATCAGTCACGCTCGGTCAGAAACGACGAGCGGTCAACCGTCGGCCATCTCCGCCTCGGCACCCTGGAGCGCTAATCCAGACTGG GTGACGTCATGGAAGGTGAAGCTTCCTCTTCAGACCATCATGAGACTGTTACAGGTCCTGGTTCCCCAAGTGGAGAAGATCTGCATTGACAA GGGTCTCACAGATGAGTCTGAAATCCTGAATTTCCTTCAGCACGgcaccctggtgggcctcctGCCCGTCCCTCATCCCATCCTTATCAGGAAGTACCAGGCCAACGCCGGCACCGCCGCGTGGTTCCGTACATACATGTGGGGCGTCATCTACTTACG CAACGTGGACCCGCCGGTCTGGTACGACACGGACATCAGGCTGTTTGAGATACAGAGGATTTAG
- the plaub gene encoding plasminogen activator, urokinase b produces the protein MLRHKCLHAVWIRRSVRKMTFWRVLAAAFAILTTAEAGSSREGRRQTFLSSSSSSSSTSFLSLSESSGGLCLHGGTSVPSLTSGEHMFCLCADGFQGKNCETVKNSQCYEGVGLFYRGTASQSESGRTCRVWDPQTRESYLASDINSGRHNYCRNLHFRRRPWCYVMKNQQLLWEYCAVPRCSSDLSPSQAPPTPAHPATEPMESACGQRRRRKQMKIVGGTVATVESHPWVAAIFWRAKSKEKVFRCGGSLISSCWVLTAAHCFPDGSHLKTRRFSVVLGKNALNESKSTTEQKFGVEQIIVHRDFDNTDGNFNNDIALLKLKSTRGTCAKKSRTVGSVCLPQHLLQPGLTCEIAGYGKEQHGSWFRSQYLRETQVNVISDDVCRQEDYYGNLITSNMFCAGQPDWSRDACKGDSGGPLVCEVNGRLFLFGVISWGDGCAKEFRPGVYTRVTNYLRWIEEKVQSGSMLLEK, from the exons ATGCTTCGCCACAAGTGCCTTCATGCAGTGTGGATCAGACGCAGCGTGAGGAAGATGACATTCTGGAGGGTTCTGGCAGCCGCCTTCGCCATCCTGACCACCGCCGAGGCT GGTTCATCCAGAGAGGGGCGACGGCAgactttcctctcctcctcctcttcctcctcctccacttcattCTTGTCCCTGTCTGAGAGCTCAG gtggacTCTGTCTGCACGGAGGCACTTCGGTCCCTTCGCTAACATCTGGAGAACACATGTTCTGTCTGTGCGCCGACGGCTTCCAGGGCAAAAACTGTGAAACTG tcAAAAACAGCCAGTGTTACGAGGGCGTGGGGCTGTTCTACAGAGGAACGGCGTCCCAGTCAGAGAGCGGGAGGACCTGCCGGGTCTGGGACCCTCAGACCCGAGAGAGCTACTTGGCCTCTGACATAAACTCAGGGAGACACAATTACTGCAG AAACCTGCACTTCAGGCGGCGTCCGTGGTGTTACGTGATgaaaaaccagcagctgctgtgggagtACTGTGCAGTTCCGCGCTGTAGCTCAGACTTGT CTCCGagccaggctccgcccacccccGCTCATCCAGCCACAG AGCCGATGGAGTCGGCGTGCGGGCAGCGCCgcaggaggaagcagatgaAGATCGTGGGCGGGACCGTCGCCACAGTGGAATCCCACCCCTGGGTCGCTGCCATATTTTGGCGCGCCAAGTCCAAGGAGAAAGTGTTCCGCTGTGGGGGGAGTCTGATCTCATCCTGCTGGGTCCTCACGGCTGCCCACTGCTTCCCCGATGG GTCACATCTGAAAACACGCCGTTTCTCTGTCGTCCTGGGGAAAAATGCCCTGAATGAGAGCAAATCGACCACGGAGCAGAAGTTTGGAGTGGAGCAGATCATCGTCCACAGGGACTTTGACAACACCGACGGAAACTTCAACAACGACATCG CGCTGCTGAAGCTGAAATCCACCAGAGGAACGTGTGCGAAGAAGAGCAGGACGGTGGGGAGCGTCTGCCTGCcgcagcatctcctccagcctggGCTCACCTGTGAGATCGCTGGGTACGGGAAAGAGCAACATG GTTCGTGGTTCAGGTCCCAGTACCTCAGAGAGACTCAGGTCAATGTCATCTCTGATGACGTCTGTCGGCAGGAGGACTACTACGGAAACCTGATCACCAGCAACATGTTCTGTGCCGGTCAGCCCGACTGGAGCCGGGACGCATGCAAG ggggaCTCTGGGGGGCCGCTGGTGTGTGAGGTCAACGGCAGGCTCTTCCTGTTTGGGGTGATCAGCTGGGGCGACGGCTGTGCCAAAGAGTTTCGACCCGGCGTCTACACCAGAGTGACCAACTATCTGCGCTGGATAGAAGAGAAGGTCCAGAGCGGATCCATGCTTCTCGAGAAATAA
- the LOC130535463 gene encoding DELTA-actitoxin-Aeq1c-like, with protein sequence MPETAESHLYSLTTNRNCVIEMTNLSQYFCLRCPKVYMESGFTHSPPQPTVRTTNTEVCSFTKDDNTACGAVGVLTYELFDMRSRHCNEIIAIMFSVPFDYNFYKNWLSVGVFEHTRACDDKLYDHMYKSKDFTNFARQEANGSGLTYKGKAVDVRACMSDEGRAIIKLEVYDRMG encoded by the exons ATGCCCGAGACCGCAGAGTCCCATTTGTACTCCCTCACCACCAACCGCAACTGTGTCATCGAGATGACCAACCTCAGCCAGTACTTCTGCCTCCGTTGCCCAAA GGTTTACATGGAGAGTGGATTCACCCACAGCCCTCCACAACCCACTGTGCGCACCACCAACACAGAGGTGTGCTCCTTCACCAAGGACGATAACACGGCCTGTGGCGCCGTTGGCGTCCTGACCTACGAGCTGTTTGACATGCGAAGCCGTCACTGCAATGAGATCATAGCGATCATGTTCTCCGTCCCATTTGACTACAACTTCTACAAGAACTGGCTGTCTGTGGGCGTCTTCGAGCACACGCGGGCCTGCGACGACAAGCTGTACGATCACATGTACAAATCCAAGGACTTCACTAACTTTGCGCGTCAGGAGGCCAACGGATCAGGGCTGACCTACAAGGGCAAGGCGGTGGACGTGAGGGCGTGCATGTCAGACGAGGGCAGGGCCATCATCAAACTGGAGGTGTACGACAGGATGGGCTGA
- the LOC130535343 gene encoding DELTA-stichotoxin-Hcr4a-like, with translation MSESAESLSANQKSRRNVTIEITNITNDFCLLDPVVYLKSGNCHSPPQPIVRPMKTEVCNFSKSGGSTSGAVGVLTYDVFRKGSQKAGEKIAIMFSVPYDYNLYKNWAAVGIYDQSRECQEDLYKEMYYEKSDAFVREEAKGSCIVYSGKELEVLCTMSPLGRAIMKVEVWDKAYFSQTQRHY, from the exons ATGAGCGAGTCAGCGGAATCTttgtcagccaatcagaagagccGAAGAAATGTCACCATTGAGATCACCAACATCACCAACGACTTCTGCCTCCTCGACCCCGT GGTCTACCTGAAGAGCGGCAACTGCCACAGCCCGCCGCAGCCCATCGTGAGACCAATGAAAACCGAGGTGTGCAACTTCAGCAAGTCCGGCGGCTCCACCTCCGGCGCCGTTGGAGTCCTGACCTACGATGTGTTCAGAAAGGGCAGCCAGAAGGCCGGGGAGAAGATAGCCATCATGTTCTCGGTGCCGTACGACTACAACCTGTACAAGAACTGGGCAGCTGTGGGCATCTACGATCAGAGCCGAGAGTGCCAGGAGGACCTGTACAAAGAAATGTACTACGAAAAGTCGGACGCATTCGTACGGGAGGAGGCCAAAGGCAGCTGCATCGTGTACAGCGGCAAAGAACTGGAAGTGCTGTGCACCATGTCCCCCTTGGGCAGGGCCATCATGAAGGTGGAGGTGTGGGACAAGGCCTACTTCTCTCAGACTCAACGCCATTATTAA
- the LOC130535150 gene encoding endonuclease domain-containing 1 protein-like: MILQKEPRLCGSGSAAVPCPNTNMSRCCTLVVFFLIFIGLWCPGKADVGDFTPCLHFFYKSWPPKGLIGSPICQRYFNQYRFASLYSRPRRSPWFSAYIYSAPEGKRPRASWKFEPQLTYSGADGNMIPFPPGPLDQNVVESQAVGPDYNNSTYSRGHLNPSLHHQKHEDRSATFTFTNVVPQKSGSNEGPWEILEQTINRTLDAFCLGEAYIVTGVMPYQDEEHWLKNHRVAVPEYLWSAYCCPNYNTSLPIELEDTFPTYAAVGRNDRNSSEDIVPINPSAQKQFRGYDVRKMSLETLEVYLRERFKTIISVFYDQCSGSN; this comes from the exons ATGATCCTGCAGAAGGAACCACGCTTGTGTGGATCaggctctgctgcagttccttgtCCAAATACCAACATGTCACGCTGCTGCACCCTGGTTGTGTTCTTCCTGATCTTTATTGGACTCTGGTGTCCTGGTAAAGCAGATGTTGGAGATTTCACTCCATGCCTGCATTTCTTCTACAAGTCATGGCCTCCGAAAGGTCTGATTGGGAGCCCAATCTGCCAGCGTTACTTCAACCAGTACCGCTTTGCATCACTGTACAGCCGACCGCGGCGTTCGCCGTGGTTCTCGGCCTATATCTACTCAGCGCCTGAGGGAAAGAGACCCAGGGCGTCGTGGAAGTttgagccacag CTGACTTACTCTGGAGCTGATGGCAATATGATCCCCTTCCCTCCAGGCCCCCTGGACCAAAACGTGGTGGAGAGCCAGGCGGTGGGGCCGGATTACAACAATTCAACGTATTCTCGGGGTCACTTGAACCCCAGCCTGCACCACCAAAAACACGAGGATCGTTCTGCCACCTTTACCTTCACTAACGTAGTTCCTCAGAAGAGTGGCTCCAATGAGGGACCCTGGGAGATTCTGGAGCAAACCATCAACCGAACTTTGGATGCATTCTGTCTCGGCGAGGCTTACATTGTCACGGGGGTCATGCCTTATCAGGATGAGGAGCATTGGCTCAAGAACCACCGTGTGGCTGTGCCCGAGTACCTCTGGTCCGCCTACTGCTGCCCCAATTACAACACAAGTCTTCCTATAGAACTTGAGGATACGTTTCCCACGTATGCAGCTGTAGGACGCAACGACCGCAACAGCAGCGAGGACATTGTCCCCATCAACCCATCGGCACAGAAACAGTTCAGAGGTTATGACGTGAGGAAAATGTCCTTGGAGACACTGGAGGTGTATCTGAGAGAACGGTTCAAAACAATAATTAGTGTGTTTTATGATCAGTGTTCTGGATctaactga
- the LOC130534956 gene encoding UDP-glucuronosyltransferase 1-2-like yields MRGLSAVSLTVLLVGVSLIASPSVHGGRILVFPVDGSHWVNMNLIVQSLHAKGHEVTVVRTSTSWYIKETALHYRSITISLPEAICIEEPNFFHSFLSEMLKIQKDGGALSFVRFYWEVLTTLSMIHQQASMMGVEIFKNKTLLQSLHDTEFDVVLIDPGLPVGVLVAHELKLPTVFNVRWVTAGDGHFVVAPSPTSYVPISGNAMSDRMTFAQRLKNTLYYFLNTCIDRYVVCPHYDRLVEKFFGSDVNFYHLLQSADLWLIRVDFVFEFPRPTMPNVAYIGGFQCKPSEPLSSELEDFVQSSGEYGFVLMSLGTLVQGLPLEITSEIAAAFAQIPQKVIWRHTGKSPKNLGNNTFLVKWLPQNDLLGHPKIKAFVGHGGTNGIYESIYHGVPMIGIPLLFDQFENVLRLEVRGAAKVVHATELTRQKFLEVLQEVLTNPSYRENMRRLSALHRDKPMHPLDTALFWIEFVMRHKGASHLRSESYRMPWYSYHSVDVGGFALAVAFMMTLFVVGSLKFLCFSRKKKSKQD; encoded by the coding sequence ATGAGGGGCCTCTCCGCTGTCTCACTCACTGTCCTGCTGGTGGGTGTGTCCCTCATAGCAAGTCCAAGTGTCCATGGAGGAAGGATTCTGGTGTTCCCTGTGGATGGCAGCCACTGGGTCAACATGAACCTCATTGTTCAGAGCCTCCACGCCAAGGGTCACGAAGTCACCGTTGTCCGCACTTCTACCAGCTGGTACATTAAAGAAACCGCACTGCATTACCGCTCCATCACCATCAGCCTGCCAGAAGCTATTTGCATTGAAGAGCCCAACTTCTTTCATagcttcctgtctgagatgCTGAAAATCCAAAAAGACGGAGGAGCCCTTAGCTTTGTGAGGTTCTACTGGGAGGTTCTTACTACTCTGTCAATGATCCACCAGCAAGCCAGCATGATGGGGGTAGAAATATTCAAGAATAAGACTCTGTTACAAAGTCTTCACGACACTGAGTTTGATGTGGTTCTCATTGATCCAGGTTTACCTGTGGGAGTTCTGGTGGCTCATGAGCTGAAATTGCCAACTGTGTTTAATGTGAGATGGGTCACTGCTGGAGATGGCCATTTTGTGGTAGCCCCTTCTCCCACATCCTATGTTCCAATTTCAGGAAATGCCATGTCAGACAGGATGACTTTTGCACAGAGACTTAAAAACACATTGTACTACTTCCTCAACACATGCATTGACAGGTACGTCGTGTGTCCTCATTACGACAGACTCGTAGAGAAGTTCTTTGGTTCAGATGTGAATTTTTATCATCTTTTACAAAGTGCAGACCTCTGGCTCATCAGGGTGGATTTCGTCTTTGAATTCCCTCGACCCACCATGCCTAACGTTGCCTATATTGGCGGTTTTCAGTGTAAGCCTTCAGAGCCATTAtcgtcagagctggaggactttGTTCAGAGTTCAGGAGAGTACGGCTTTGTTCTGATGTCTCTCGGTACCCTTGTCCAAGGTCTGCCTCTAGAAATCACCTCAGAAATCGCTGCTGCCTTTGCACAAATTCCTCAAAAAGTGATATGGAGACACACTGGGAAAAGCCCCAAAAACCTGGGTAACAACACCTTCCTGGTGAAATGGCTGCCCCAGAACGATCTCCTAGGCCATCCAAAGATTAAAGCCTTTGTTGGTCATGGTGGCACCAATGGGATCTATGAGTCTATCTACCACGGAGTTCCGATGATCGGGATACCACTTCTTTTCGACCAGTTTGAGAATGTCTTGAGACTGGAGGTGCGAGGAGCTGCCAAAGTAGTGCACGCAACAGAACTCACACGGCAGAAGTTTTTAGAAGTATTACAGGAAGTCCTCACTAACCCATCCTACAGGGAGAACATGAGGCGCCTCTCAGCTCTGCATCGGGATAAACCGATGCATCCTCTGGACACGGCTCTTTTCTGGATTGAGTTTGTCATGAGGCACAAAGGAGCCTCACACTTACGCTCCGAATCCTACAGGATGCCGTGGTATTCCTATCATTCTGTGGATGTGGGAGGCTTTGCACTAGCAGTCGCATTCATGATGACACTTTTTGTAGTTGGATCATTaaaattcctttgtttttccagaaaaaaaaaatcaaagcaggaTTAG